In one Candidatus Nealsonbacteria bacterium genomic region, the following are encoded:
- a CDS encoding exodeoxyribonuclease VII small subunit — translation MSKKNINDNLKKLSEIAEWFDNRDEVDVEEGLKKVKDAVAIIKESKERLKEIENEFEEIKNSMDEELPEDSDM, via the coding sequence ATGAGTAAAAAAAATATTAACGATAATTTAAAAAAACTATCTGAAATTGCAGAATGGTTTGATAACAGGGATGAAGTTGATGTAGAGGAGGGATTGAAAAAAGTAAAAGATGCAGTAGCTATCATAAAGGAAAGCAAAGAAAGACTAAAAGAGATAGAGAATGAGTTTGAAGAAATAAAAAACAGTATGGATGAAGAATTGCCCGAAGATAGCGACATGTAG
- the obgE gene encoding GTPase ObgE, which translates to MLIDDITIKVVSGKGGDGIAVFSKEMMTLGPTGGDGGDGGSVYFEGIPDIGALSSFRFKKDFVAKSGKNGQENCRSGPKGEDLMLKVPLGTVIYNLDTDEKYEIVKIGKRTLVVKGGKGGRGNFSFRSSTKTSPEKFTYGREGEEVNIRLELKLIADIGLIGLPNVGKSTLLNELTGSKAKVANYKFTTLEPNLGVYYDLILADIPGLIEGASSGKGLGIKFLKHIERTRFLFHLISVESDDPVNDYKTIRKEMENYSEELANKPEYIIISKSDLVEKEKLDGMINNLKKFSSTVLPISIYDFDKMKELEKLLSKILEEIKENAAE; encoded by the coding sequence ATGTTAATTGATGATATCACTATTAAAGTAGTTTCAGGAAAGGGTGGCGATGGAATCGCTGTTTTTAGCAAGGAAATGATGACCCTTGGTCCAACTGGTGGTGATGGTGGTGATGGAGGGAGTGTTTATTTCGAAGGAATTCCTGACATAGGAGCATTGAGTAGTTTCCGATTCAAGAAAGATTTTGTTGCAAAATCAGGAAAGAATGGTCAAGAAAATTGTAGAAGTGGACCCAAGGGAGAAGATTTAATGCTTAAAGTTCCTCTAGGTACAGTAATTTATAATCTTGATACTGATGAGAAATACGAAATTGTAAAAATTGGAAAAAGAACACTTGTTGTTAAGGGAGGAAAGGGCGGAAGAGGTAACTTTTCTTTCCGTTCATCAACTAAAACTTCACCTGAAAAATTTACCTATGGAAGAGAGGGAGAAGAAGTTAATATTAGACTTGAGCTTAAATTAATTGCTGATATAGGATTAATAGGTCTTCCCAATGTTGGTAAATCCACTCTTTTAAATGAGCTAACTGGTTCCAAGGCGAAGGTTGCTAATTATAAGTTTACTACATTGGAACCAAATTTAGGTGTTTATTATGATTTGATTTTGGCTGATATTCCTGGACTTATTGAGGGTGCTTCATCTGGAAAGGGACTGGGAATTAAGTTTTTAAAACATATTGAAAGGACAAGGTTTTTATTTCATTTAATATCAGTTGAATCAGATGATCCCGTTAATGATTACAAGACAATAAGAAAGGAGATGGAAAATTATAGTGAAGAATTAGCTAATAAGCCGGAATATATTATTATAAGTAAGTCTGATCTAGTAGAAAAAGAAAAACTGGACGGAATGATTAATAATCTTAAAAAGTTTTCCTCAACTGTTCTACCCATCTCTATATATGATTTTGATAAAATGAAAGAGTTGGAAAAATTACTTAGTAAAATACTAGAAGAGATAAAAGAAAATGCAGCGGAATAA